A single genomic interval of Lentimicrobium saccharophilum harbors:
- a CDS encoding alginate O-acetyltransferase AlgX-related protein, with translation MTKLKQLLFGLLMLMLGLPLLQRTVPVFDVSPLKGSFQEPVKPGATLKSVFSGSYQEDYNDYYEHSIGFRPLLVRLNNQLDFWLFDTARAAGVVVGRDNYLFEINYIRAWKGWDFSGYTAIEAQARKAALVHENLQAAGKTLVFVLAPGKASFFPEKIPAKYLDRPSGEATNYAVIRESFAKHALPVIDFNKWFVKMKDTAAYPLYPQCGIHWSAYGVALAVDSLISYTESRRGIDMVDFRWDGFDLPDTLRSPDYDVAEGMNLLFTIPHYPMAYPRLRFGNEEGKVKPNAIVVSDSYYWNIYGSGISSRLFADDNFWYYNEQVHNPQWSEPRKTKDLDLMDELGRADVIIIMATEANLYRFPYGFIDQVYDALNEGRVPAPSQPPAAGLPGKEEAIAGIMQTIDSDPGYRASIREKAAARGVSYEEMLRLDAGWIWEQKQKSSGNK, from the coding sequence ATGACAAAACTGAAACAACTTCTTTTTGGTCTGCTGATGCTGATGCTGGGGTTGCCGCTGTTGCAGCGGACGGTGCCGGTATTTGATGTAAGCCCCCTTAAAGGTTCTTTCCAGGAGCCGGTTAAGCCCGGTGCCACCCTGAAATCGGTTTTCAGTGGCAGCTATCAGGAAGATTACAACGATTATTACGAACACTCCATAGGTTTCAGACCCCTGCTTGTGCGCCTGAACAATCAGCTCGATTTCTGGCTGTTTGATACAGCCCGGGCTGCCGGGGTGGTGGTCGGCAGGGACAATTACCTGTTCGAAATCAACTATATCAGGGCCTGGAAGGGATGGGATTTTTCGGGATATACAGCCATTGAAGCGCAGGCCCGAAAAGCGGCGCTGGTTCACGAAAACCTGCAGGCAGCCGGCAAAACCCTGGTGTTTGTGCTGGCACCCGGCAAAGCGTCATTCTTTCCTGAGAAAATACCCGCCAAATATCTTGACCGTCCATCGGGGGAAGCCACCAATTATGCGGTGATCAGGGAATCTTTTGCAAAACATGCTCTTCCGGTGATTGATTTCAATAAATGGTTTGTTAAGATGAAAGATACAGCCGCTTATCCGTTGTACCCGCAGTGCGGCATCCACTGGAGTGCATACGGGGTGGCGCTGGCGGTAGATTCGCTGATCAGTTATACTGAAAGCAGGCGCGGCATTGATATGGTGGACTTCAGGTGGGATGGATTCGACCTTCCCGATACCCTGCGCAGCCCGGATTACGATGTGGCCGAAGGGATGAACCTGCTGTTTACCATTCCCCATTATCCCATGGCATACCCCAGGTTGCGGTTCGGAAACGAGGAAGGAAAGGTGAAGCCCAATGCCATTGTGGTTTCCGACAGCTATTACTGGAATATATACGGCAGCGGGATTTCCAGCCGCCTTTTTGCGGATGACAATTTCTGGTACTATAATGAGCAGGTGCACAACCCGCAATGGTCTGAGCCGCGTAAAACCAAGGATCTCGACCTGATGGATGAACTGGGCCGCGCCGATGTGATCATCATCATGGCTACGGAAGCCAATCTGTACCGTTTTCCGTACGGTTTTATCGACCAGGTTTATGATGCCCTGAACGAAGGGCGGGTACCTGCGCCCAGCCAGCCTCCTGCTGCGGGATTACCGGGAAAGGAGGAGGCCATTGCCGGAATTATGCAAACCATTGATTCCGATCCCGGCTACCGGGCTTCCATACGTGAAAAAGCTGCTGCCAGAGGCGTTTCCTATGAAGAGATGCTGCGCCTGGATGCCGGCTGGATCTGGGAACAGAAGCAAAAGTCCTCCGGAAATAAATAG
- a CDS encoding alanine racemase — translation MDICKPTLCIDERIARENIRIMAAKAARLRVQFRPHFKTHQSVEVGMWFRQAGVTAITVSSVSMARQFADAGWNDITIAFPLNIRETEEVSALAARIKLNVLFDSPEQAAALAKVLKQAAGFFIKVDTGYHRAGVLPGDRETMEAILSVAAAGPLDFRGFLTHAGQTYMAESPEAVLQVSRESRARLEGLKEVYSGRFPGLITSTGDTPSCSIDDDFSGADEIRPGNFVYYDLMQLRLGSCRFGQIAAAVICPVVSVYPSRNQALIYGGAVHLSKEYQMHPDGSKIYGLAVPFTGGRWRLPEGEDYMVSLSQEHGMMRAGSRWAASLSPGDLVAVIPVHSCLAADLLKETVTFLAQ, via the coding sequence ATGGATATATGCAAGCCCACCCTGTGCATTGATGAGCGCATTGCCCGCGAAAACATCCGGATAATGGCGGCAAAGGCCGCCCGGCTTCGCGTGCAGTTCAGGCCGCATTTTAAAACCCATCAGTCGGTGGAAGTGGGAATGTGGTTCCGGCAGGCGGGAGTTACCGCCATTACGGTTTCGTCAGTTAGTATGGCAAGACAGTTTGCCGATGCGGGCTGGAACGACATCACCATTGCTTTTCCGTTGAATATCAGGGAAACAGAGGAGGTCAGCGCACTGGCTGCAAGGATAAAGCTGAATGTGCTTTTTGACAGTCCGGAGCAGGCGGCAGCCCTGGCAAAAGTGCTGAAGCAGGCTGCCGGTTTTTTTATAAAGGTGGATACCGGCTACCACCGTGCCGGTGTGTTGCCCGGTGACCGTGAAACCATGGAGGCCATTCTGTCGGTGGCGGCGGCCGGCCCATTGGATTTCAGGGGATTTCTGACTCATGCCGGACAAACCTATATGGCCGAAAGTCCTGAGGCGGTGCTGCAGGTCTCCCGTGAAAGCCGCGCCCGGCTGGAAGGACTGAAAGAGGTCTACAGCGGGCGTTTTCCCGGACTGATTACCTCGACAGGCGACACCCCCTCCTGCAGTATCGACGATGACTTCAGCGGTGCGGATGAGATCCGGCCGGGTAATTTTGTGTATTACGATCTGATGCAGCTCAGGCTGGGCAGTTGCCGGTTCGGTCAGATTGCTGCTGCGGTGATATGTCCGGTAGTGTCGGTTTACCCATCACGAAATCAGGCGCTTATCTATGGTGGCGCGGTGCATTTATCGAAAGAATATCAGATGCATCCTGATGGCAGTAAAATTTATGGCCTGGCTGTACCCTTTACCGGGGGTAGATGGAGGCTTCCGGAAGGAGAAGATTATATGGTTTCTCTCTCTCAGGAACATGGCATGATGCGCGCGGGCAGCCGGTGGGCAGCCTCGCTCAGTCCGGGCGACCTGGTAGCGGTTATACCGGTGCATTCCTGCCTGGCGGCAGACCTGCTGAAAGAAACTGTTACTTTCCTTGCTCAGTAA
- a CDS encoding amidophosphoribosyltransferase, whose product MSEQIKHECGIAMVRLLKPLEYYLNRYGTSTWGLNKLHLLMEKQHNRGQDGAGIACIKFDPKPGSKYINRHRSNSNTPIADVFKWAYEEIRDSVNDHPERLRDLQWLKYNTGFSGELFLGHLRYGTFGKNNIQNLHPVIRANNWMTRNLVLAGNFNMTNVDELFNRLLDLGQYPVETSDTITILEKIGHFLDEENERLYARYKAEGYSKKEITSKIARALDVAEILKRSACNWDGGYAIAGLFGHGDAFVLRDPSGIRPAFYYQDEDVVVAASERPVIQTALNVHHSQVKELLPGQALIVEKDGKVSLTSILEPEKKLACSFERIYFSRGTDVDIYQERKRLGKVLTPAILRAVNHDLKNTVFSYIPNTAAVAYYGMVEELGIFCDTIKKDLILKEGPGLTPAKMDEIFSLRPRVEKVAVKDIKLRTFITQDNARDDLVAHVYDVTYGIVNAGTDNLVVLDDSIVRGTTLKKSIIRILDRLGPKKIVIASSAPQIRYPDCYGIDMTKLGDFIAFIATIELLKEHKMAGIINEVYLKCKAQEKLPKEEVVNHVKEIYKPFTAEQISAKISQLVTPADCRAEVQVVYQTIEDLHEAIPNHTGDWYFTGNYPTPGGNKVVNRSFINYIEGRNERAY is encoded by the coding sequence ATGAGCGAGCAAATCAAGCACGAATGCGGCATTGCCATGGTAAGGCTGCTGAAACCCCTGGAGTATTACCTTAACCGTTACGGAACCTCCACCTGGGGCCTCAATAAGCTGCATCTGCTGATGGAAAAGCAGCACAACCGGGGGCAGGACGGAGCCGGTATCGCCTGTATCAAGTTCGATCCCAAACCGGGCTCCAAGTATATCAATCGTCACCGTTCAAACTCAAACACCCCGATTGCCGACGTATTTAAATGGGCTTATGAAGAGATCCGCGATTCGGTGAACGATCATCCCGAAAGGCTGCGCGACCTGCAATGGCTTAAATACAACACCGGCTTTTCGGGAGAGCTTTTCCTGGGTCACCTGCGTTACGGCACCTTCGGGAAAAACAATATACAAAACCTTCACCCGGTAATAAGGGCCAACAACTGGATGACACGCAACCTGGTACTGGCCGGGAACTTTAACATGACCAACGTCGACGAGCTTTTCAACCGCCTGCTTGATCTGGGACAATACCCGGTGGAAACCTCCGACACCATTACCATTCTCGAGAAAATCGGTCATTTTCTGGATGAAGAAAATGAAAGGCTTTATGCCAGATACAAAGCTGAAGGTTACAGCAAAAAGGAAATTACCTCCAAGATCGCCAGGGCCCTCGACGTTGCTGAAATATTGAAGAGGTCGGCCTGTAACTGGGACGGAGGCTATGCCATTGCCGGGCTTTTCGGACACGGCGACGCTTTTGTGCTGCGCGATCCATCGGGAATCCGGCCTGCATTTTATTATCAGGATGAGGATGTGGTGGTGGCGGCATCGGAAAGGCCGGTGATACAAACCGCCCTGAATGTGCACCACAGCCAGGTGAAGGAGCTGCTCCCCGGACAGGCGCTGATTGTGGAAAAAGACGGGAAGGTTTCGCTGACCTCCATACTTGAACCTGAAAAAAAGCTGGCCTGCTCCTTTGAAAGAATTTATTTCAGCCGGGGTACGGATGTGGATATTTACCAGGAACGCAAGAGACTTGGTAAAGTGCTCACCCCTGCCATCCTGAGGGCTGTAAACCATGACCTGAAAAATACCGTCTTTTCATATATCCCGAATACGGCCGCCGTAGCATATTATGGAATGGTTGAGGAGTTGGGCATCTTTTGCGACACCATAAAAAAAGACCTTATCCTCAAAGAGGGACCCGGACTTACCCCTGCAAAGATGGACGAGATATTCAGCCTGAGACCCAGGGTAGAAAAAGTGGCCGTGAAAGACATTAAGCTCCGTACTTTTATCACCCAGGATAATGCCCGCGACGATCTTGTTGCCCATGTATATGACGTCACCTATGGCATCGTTAATGCCGGAACCGATAACCTGGTGGTTCTTGACGACTCCATTGTAAGAGGTACAACCCTAAAAAAGAGCATTATCCGCATACTTGACCGCCTCGGCCCGAAGAAAATCGTGATTGCATCTTCTGCCCCTCAGATCCGTTACCCTGACTGCTATGGCATTGATATGACAAAGTTGGGAGATTTCATTGCCTTTATTGCCACCATTGAATTGCTGAAAGAACACAAAATGGCCGGCATCATCAATGAGGTTTACCTGAAATGCAAGGCACAGGAAAAACTGCCTAAGGAAGAGGTGGTGAACCATGTTAAAGAAATCTACAAACCTTTCACCGCTGAGCAGATATCAGCCAAGATATCCCAACTGGTTACCCCTGCTGACTGCAGGGCCGAGGTACAGGTGGTTTACCAGACCATTGAAGACCTGCACGAAGCCATTCCCAACCACACCGGCGACTGGTATTTCACCGGCAACTACCCCACCCCGGGCGGCAATAAGGTGGTGAACCGCTCGTTTATCAACTACATAGAAGGGCGCAACGAAAGGGCTTACTGA
- a CDS encoding GNAT family N-acetyltransferase — protein sequence MTTLPSVNIRPATEADIQFIIDSQLSMAFETEQLRLEPHIVEKGVEAVFNDSGRGFYLLAETGGIRAGCLMVTPEWSDWRNAWVWWLQSVYVLPGNRKSGIFGMMYDYVKKMVMQRKEVSGIRLYVDRTNLRAQQVYTRVGMNGEHYSTFEWMKEK from the coding sequence ATGACAACCTTGCCATCCGTCAACATCCGCCCCGCCACCGAGGCTGATATTCAGTTTATCATTGACAGTCAGCTCAGTATGGCGTTCGAAACCGAACAGCTCAGGCTGGAACCGCATATTGTTGAAAAGGGCGTAGAGGCGGTTTTTAACGATTCCGGCCGCGGTTTTTATCTTCTGGCTGAAACCGGAGGCATTCGTGCCGGCTGCCTGATGGTAACCCCGGAGTGGAGCGACTGGCGCAATGCATGGGTATGGTGGCTGCAATCGGTATATGTTTTGCCCGGAAACCGCAAATCCGGCATTTTCGGCATGATGTATGATTATGTGAAAAAAATGGTGATGCAACGCAAAGAGGTCTCCGGTATCAGGCTTTATGTGGACCGGACCAACCTGAGGGCACAACAGGTATATACCCGTGTGGGCATGAATGGAGAGCATTACAGCACGTTTGAGTGGATGAAGGAGAAGTAA
- a CDS encoding DUF4476 domain-containing protein, whose translation MKASIFTLILIIPAMLVLGQRPQPHRCDVPLPDHIFRQKQRSVSLQPTEELKLKVAVAVATGNCLSVEQVRSIAELFIDDFSRLNFAQAAWHNTVDRENFYYVYDAFAYFSTVFMLHDYVKSVESRPVDYLPPYEPPLSLNFPALEYPVYENYRGPSNCNYPIREDDFLRLAAQVQSNTSESNRALLLSQIAQNNCLSVSQAMKLSSLLQSEGNRLVFFRNAISTIFDPGNLQYGAQLFAHIPNKAAYNELINQPLPADIPVEQPPCFVPDEEFNQIMASIRKESFNSTKVTLAKQILRSKQCFTTVQIKEMLKLFSFDDSRLEMAKFAWEFTTDRDNYYQVADVFTFSSSKEELMKFLDGRE comes from the coding sequence ATGAAAGCAAGCATCTTTACCCTTATTCTTATTATCCCGGCCATGCTGGTGCTGGGCCAGCGCCCGCAGCCACATCGTTGCGATGTACCGCTTCCCGATCATATCTTCAGGCAGAAACAGCGTTCCGTTTCGCTACAGCCAACCGAAGAACTGAAACTGAAAGTGGCTGTGGCAGTCGCAACCGGGAATTGTCTGTCTGTGGAGCAGGTACGCTCGATCGCCGAACTGTTTATCGATGACTTCAGCCGCCTCAATTTTGCACAGGCCGCCTGGCACAACACGGTTGACCGGGAAAACTTCTATTATGTATATGATGCTTTTGCTTATTTCTCCACGGTTTTCATGCTGCACGACTATGTAAAGTCGGTCGAAAGCCGTCCTGTCGATTACCTGCCTCCTTATGAACCGCCTCTGAGCCTGAATTTTCCGGCATTGGAATACCCGGTGTATGAGAATTACCGCGGGCCTTCCAATTGCAACTACCCTATACGTGAGGATGATTTTCTCAGGCTGGCCGCACAGGTGCAGTCCAACACCTCGGAGAGTAACCGGGCGCTGCTGCTGTCGCAGATTGCTCAGAACAACTGCCTGAGCGTATCCCAGGCCATGAAACTTTCTTCTCTCCTTCAATCGGAGGGCAACCGTCTGGTATTTTTCCGCAATGCAATCAGTACCATTTTCGATCCGGGAAACCTGCAGTATGGCGCCCAGCTCTTTGCCCATATTCCCAACAAAGCTGCTTACAATGAGCTGATCAATCAACCGTTACCCGCTGATATTCCGGTAGAACAGCCTCCCTGCTTTGTGCCGGACGAGGAGTTTAACCAGATCATGGCATCCATCCGGAAGGAGAGCTTCAACAGCACCAAAGTCACCCTGGCCAAGCAGATACTGCGCAGCAAACAGTGCTTCACTACGGTGCAGATCAAAGAGATGCTGAAACTCTTCAGTTTTGACGATTCAAGGCTTGAGATGGCCAAATTTGCCTGGGAATTTACCACCGACCGTGATAATTATTATCAGGTTGCCGATGTGTTTACCTTCAGCAGCAGTAAGGAGGAGCTGATGAAGTTCCTGGATGGCCGGGAGTAA
- a CDS encoding aldehyde ferredoxin oxidoreductase C-terminal domain-containing protein, with translation MDSTLKVLFVNATDAFYRIRKYKVGDFFGPVDLGLHLAGRYKSLNIGVGLLSGSIFPGSNRLIFTGFSPCWGGFYISSMGGAGLVFDNLGINMLSIVGKAPVPSVLYLNRVHGEEIQVEIAPLDLNRIWYEGRGGIYSLMDYVFEQYRPRYENEPRILATGPAAMVTDFGGVASVPVKRGALSNVDTWAGRGGFGSALLQEHGIAAVIYGGTHIDEDFRDRKVADEWFENRYARKLAAKDLEITTKYRFDPNFDTGGTFGVNYATMGSKLLAFNYQSMNWSKELRQKLQKEFILDHYLKQFNEETIKTRQQATCGEPCAAVCKKLRDEYKKDYEPYQTMGPLSGIFDQRAAEKLNHHADMLGFDAISVGGVISWLMECLDAGELQPADLGVSAKPVFNPQNFDIVKDSMHNALLGCEILDSIIAGTINLKEGARKYGRRLSRAKGVNLLNRFVYTAYARKGWMVPNQYWTPGALSPMAIMGKYYMYYGDEFVSPRELGRVNAQRMLAELIIDNMGICRFHRLWAEEMVPEIVESLYGLGEKFMESIRFTASRINGRNSSVFWESERNFEYIASFLRRKKEEGLDSEEFNKWLDAFEAIPKEAALDFWYEIHKGVQESLREFN, from the coding sequence ATGGACTCTACCCTTAAAGTGCTTTTCGTCAATGCAACCGATGCATTTTACCGCATCAGGAAATACAAGGTTGGTGATTTCTTCGGGCCTGTCGATCTCGGTCTACACCTGGCCGGGCGTTACAAAAGTCTGAACATTGGTGTCGGATTGCTCTCCGGTTCTATTTTTCCGGGATCCAACCGGCTGATATTCACCGGATTTTCTCCCTGCTGGGGCGGTTTTTACATTTCCTCCATGGGCGGGGCCGGGTTGGTTTTCGACAATCTTGGCATCAATATGCTTTCCATTGTCGGCAAAGCGCCGGTGCCTTCCGTACTTTACCTCAACCGTGTGCACGGGGAAGAGATTCAGGTTGAAATTGCTCCGCTCGATCTGAACAGGATATGGTACGAAGGCCGGGGAGGCATCTATTCCCTGATGGATTATGTTTTTGAGCAATACCGGCCCCGTTATGAAAACGAACCACGTATTCTTGCCACGGGGCCTGCGGCGATGGTTACCGATTTCGGCGGTGTTGCCTCTGTGCCGGTTAAACGCGGGGCGCTTTCTAATGTGGATACCTGGGCAGGCAGGGGCGGCTTTGGCTCGGCATTACTTCAGGAACACGGCATTGCAGCGGTAATTTACGGGGGTACCCATATCGATGAAGACTTCCGCGACCGTAAGGTAGCCGATGAATGGTTCGAAAACCGCTATGCCAGGAAACTGGCAGCCAAAGACCTTGAAATCACCACCAAATACCGGTTTGATCCAAACTTTGATACCGGGGGCACGTTCGGCGTAAACTATGCCACCATGGGCAGCAAACTGCTGGCGTTTAATTATCAGTCGATGAACTGGAGCAAAGAACTCCGCCAGAAGTTGCAAAAGGAGTTTATCCTCGATCACTACCTGAAACAGTTCAATGAGGAGACCATCAAGACCAGGCAACAGGCTACCTGCGGAGAACCCTGCGCTGCCGTCTGCAAGAAGCTGCGCGACGAATACAAGAAGGATTATGAGCCTTACCAGACCATGGGTCCGTTGAGCGGCATCTTTGACCAGCGGGCTGCCGAAAAACTGAACCATCATGCCGATATGCTCGGCTTCGATGCCATCTCGGTGGGCGGGGTAATCTCCTGGCTGATGGAATGCCTCGATGCCGGGGAGCTGCAGCCTGCCGATCTGGGAGTAAGTGCAAAACCGGTATTTAACCCGCAGAACTTTGATATCGTAAAAGATTCCATGCACAACGCCCTGCTGGGATGTGAAATCCTCGACAGCATCATTGCAGGCACCATCAATCTGAAAGAAGGTGCCCGCAAATACGGGCGCAGGCTTTCACGCGCGAAAGGGGTCAACCTGCTGAACCGCTTCGTTTATACCGCTTATGCGCGAAAGGGATGGATGGTCCCCAACCAGTACTGGACCCCGGGCGCACTGTCGCCCATGGCCATCATGGGGAAATATTACATGTACTACGGGGATGAGTTCGTATCGCCCCGTGAGCTGGGCAGGGTAAATGCACAGCGCATGCTGGCCGAGCTGATCATCGACAACATGGGTATCTGCCGGTTCCACCGGCTGTGGGCCGAAGAGATGGTGCCCGAGATCGTGGAATCGCTTTACGGACTGGGAGAAAAATTTATGGAATCCATCCGCTTCACTGCCAGCCGGATCAACGGCCGAAACAGCTCGGTATTCTGGGAATCGGAGCGGAATTTCGAATATATTGCCAGCTTTCTGCGCCGCAAAAAAGAAGAGGGGCTGGACAGTGAGGAGTTCAATAAATGGCTGGATGCCTTTGAAGCCATTCCCAAAGAAGCCGCGCTCGACTTCTGGTACGAGATCCACAAGGGGGTGCAGGAGTCGCTGCGGGAGTTTAATTAA
- a CDS encoding GMP reductase yields MRIDYEIKLGFKDVMFRPKRSTLKSRSLVRLERTFRMLHTQSEWTGIPVMAANMDTTGTFDMALSLSGMKLFTAIHKHYTPDEWKRFMDTAPTGIEDYIAVSTGTGQDDFEKLTAIFTAYPRLRFLCIDVANGYSEHFVAFVKQARKRFHDKVIIAGNVVTGEMVEELLLSGADIIKVGIGPGSVCTTRVKTGVGYPQLSAIIECADAAHGLGGLIISDGGCSTPGDVAKAFGAGADFVMLGGMLAGHDESGGELIEKDGKKFRMFYGMSSATAMEKHVGGVADYRASEGKTVEVPYRGKVENTVQDILGGLRSTCTYVGASQLKELSKRTTFIRVAEQENQVYTD; encoded by the coding sequence ATGAGAATAGATTATGAGATCAAACTGGGCTTTAAGGACGTGATGTTCAGACCGAAACGTTCAACCCTCAAAAGCAGGAGCCTGGTAAGGCTCGAACGTACTTTCCGGATGCTGCACACGCAATCGGAATGGACAGGCATTCCGGTAATGGCTGCAAATATGGACACAACAGGCACTTTTGACATGGCGCTTTCACTGTCAGGTATGAAGCTGTTTACCGCCATTCATAAGCATTACACGCCGGATGAATGGAAGCGGTTTATGGATACCGCACCCACGGGAATCGAAGACTATATCGCGGTAAGCACAGGAACAGGGCAGGATGATTTTGAGAAACTGACAGCAATTTTCACTGCCTATCCCCGCCTCAGGTTTCTGTGTATTGATGTGGCCAATGGCTATTCGGAACATTTTGTGGCTTTTGTCAAACAGGCGCGCAAAAGGTTTCACGACAAGGTAATCATTGCCGGGAATGTGGTGACCGGTGAGATGGTTGAAGAATTGCTGTTATCCGGCGCCGACATTATTAAAGTCGGCATCGGGCCGGGATCGGTGTGTACCACCAGGGTAAAAACCGGGGTTGGATACCCGCAATTGTCGGCCATCATCGAATGCGCTGATGCAGCACACGGTCTTGGCGGACTGATTATCAGCGACGGAGGCTGCTCCACGCCCGGCGATGTAGCCAAAGCCTTTGGTGCCGGGGCCGATTTTGTGATGCTCGGAGGGATGCTTGCCGGACACGATGAGAGTGGCGGGGAACTTATTGAAAAAGACGGTAAAAAGTTCAGAATGTTCTATGGGATGAGCTCGGCCACCGCCATGGAAAAACATGTGGGCGGCGTAGCCGATTACCGCGCCAGCGAAGGCAAAACAGTCGAAGTCCCTTATCGTGGCAAAGTTGAAAATACCGTTCAGGATATACTTGGCGGCCTGCGCAGCACCTGTACCTATGTCGGGGCTTCCCAACTGAAAGAGCTGAGCAAGAGAACTACATTCATACGCGTGGCGGAACAGGAAAATCAGGTCTATACCGATTAG
- a CDS encoding metallophosphoesterase has protein sequence MKSYQFLVFFSIVLLIYASVNYYIYARSMQAIPADSSFRGWFRWGFLILASAYVAGRFLERAYLSVMSDLLTWVGAFWLAVMLYGFLMVVLIDLIRLADHFTGFLPQILHTSRGKLNVLYLGMAATAIIVLAGYINAITPKTTKLVLDIPKEANGLKELKIAMASDIHMGTLIGPRRTGKLVDSINALNPDIILLAGDIVDEDLAPVIRQNLGEALTRLKAPLGVYGITGNHEYIGGAEAAVKYLEAHGITMLRDSVVKVADAFYVAGREDRDKNRFSGKPRKEVKELLLGADLSRPVILLDHQPFALDKAMEAGVDLQLSGHTHHGQLWPLNFITRAVYEVSMGYKKKGNTHIYVSPGFGGWGPPVRTGHRPEVVSILLRFR, from the coding sequence ATGAAATCCTATCAGTTTCTGGTCTTCTTCAGCATTGTGCTGCTGATATACGCTTCGGTCAACTATTATATTTATGCAAGGTCAATGCAGGCGATTCCTGCCGACAGCAGCTTCAGGGGCTGGTTCCGCTGGGGTTTTCTGATCCTGGCCTCGGCTTATGTGGCCGGCCGTTTTCTCGAGCGGGCCTATCTCTCGGTAATGAGCGATTTGCTCACCTGGGTGGGAGCCTTCTGGCTTGCCGTGATGCTGTATGGGTTCCTTATGGTTGTGCTGATCGACCTTATTCGCCTCGCCGACCATTTCACCGGCTTTTTACCGCAGATACTGCATACTTCCCGCGGGAAGCTTAACGTCCTTTACCTGGGTATGGCAGCAACAGCCATCATTGTGCTGGCCGGTTATATCAATGCCATTACCCCGAAGACCACTAAGCTGGTACTCGACATCCCGAAAGAAGCCAACGGGCTGAAGGAGCTGAAGATTGCCATGGCTTCGGATATCCATATGGGTACGCTGATCGGGCCAAGGCGCACTGGTAAGCTGGTGGATTCGATCAATGCCCTGAATCCGGATATTATATTGCTGGCCGGCGATATTGTGGATGAAGACCTGGCTCCCGTAATCCGTCAGAACCTGGGCGAAGCGCTCACCCGCCTCAAAGCTCCGCTGGGCGTTTACGGCATCACCGGAAACCATGAGTATATCGGCGGTGCCGAAGCGGCGGTAAAATACCTTGAAGCGCATGGCATTACCATGTTGCGCGACAGCGTGGTGAAGGTTGCGGATGCTTTTTATGTGGCCGGACGCGAAGACCGCGATAAAAACCGCTTCAGCGGAAAACCCCGGAAAGAGGTGAAGGAGCTGCTGCTGGGCGCAGACCTCAGCCGGCCGGTAATCCTGCTCGACCATCAGCCCTTTGCACTGGATAAAGCCATGGAAGCCGGAGTGGACCTGCAGCTGTCGGGACACACCCACCACGGACAATTGTGGCCGCTCAATTTTATCACCCGCGCCGTGTATGAGGTGAGTATGGGCTATAAAAAGAAAGGAAACACTCATATATACGTATCCCCGGGATTTGGTGGCTGGGGCCCGCCGGTGCGAACCGGCCACCGGCCTGAAGTGGTGAGTATTTTGCTGAGATTCAGGTAG